The proteins below come from a single Mya arenaria isolate MELC-2E11 chromosome 8, ASM2691426v1 genomic window:
- the LOC128242582 gene encoding uncharacterized protein LOC128242582 encodes MRKGRYILRVLVTLSLAFKYSRSEDPCADLDPDGCRANPHLCRDPLLAEVTCPVTCRTGCALVPTTTLTAVPIHPASGVVGGHVMGHSTLVTDTLVHFNDSGAWNHGRITGIRMQCGQYLLAMLIQYNDVWAPKHGFWTDNCATNTSWTPFYYFGKDEWIQHAELTGSWYTSSVTFTTNKRRLETCGVPEAGAEFREGGRLEYVFGVFGCYFDSLQLHWSSYVSL; translated from the exons ATGAGGAAAGgaagatatattttaa GAGTTCTGGTGACCTTGAGCCTGGCCTTCAAGTATTCAAGGTCAGAGGATCCGTGTGCGGACCTGGACCCCGATGGATGCCGAGCCAACCCCCATCTATGTAGAGACCCTCTTCTCGCTGAAGTCACATGTCCTGTCACGTGCCGTACCGGATGCG cattAGTCCCTACCACCACCCTCACAGCCGTCCCCATACACCCAGCATCCGGTGTGGTAGGTGGTCACGTGATGGGCCACAGCACATTGGTTACCGACACTCTTGTTCACTTTAACGACTCCGGCGCCTGGAACCACGGACGAATCACCGGCATTCGGATGCAGTGCGGCCAGTATTTGCTTGCCATGCTGATCCAGTACAACGACGTGTGGGCTCCAAAACATGGTTTCTGGACCGACAACTGTGCGACCAACACATCCTGGACGCCCTTTTACTATTTTGGAAAGGACGAGTGGATACAACACGCAGAGTTGACAGGTTCGTGGTACACATCCAGCGTCACCTTCACCACCAACAAGCGGCGTCTGGAGACATGCGGGGTCCCTGAGGCGGGCGCTGAATTCCGTGAGGGTGGCAGACTGGAGTATGTGTTCGGTGTATTCGGATGCTACTTTGACAGCCTCCAGCTTCACTGGTCTTCTTATGTGTCTTTATAA